A segment of the Bacillus pseudomycoides genome:
GAAATGTGAACATACAAAAGGCGCATTTCTCTTTTATCTTTTCTAAGAGAAATACGCCTTATCCACATATATGTGAAACCCTAGTTCCAAGTACCTTCAATATAGTACCATACATCACCAAAACATCCCATAAAAAAAACATAGGATTAAATAAAATAAGGAATCGATTTCATATAAAATGGATTCCTTACAAAAAATTATTACTTCATTGTAACTTTCATTACTTCTGTTGAGCCTTTTGTAGCTGAAACACCTACAGTTGTATTAATAGATTCAGCTGCATCTGTGTTTGTAATAACGATTGGTGTAATTGTACTTTTTGCTTTTTCGCGAATTAATTCTAAGTCGAAAGAAATTAATTTGTCGCCAGCTTTCACAGCTTGTCCTTCAGATACGTGAGCTTCGAAGCCTTCGCCTTCCATTTTTACAGTTTCTAAACCAACGTGGATTAAAATTTCTGTACCATTTTTCGCCTTAATTCCAACAGCATGTTTTGTGTGGAATAATTGTACGATTTCACCGTCTACTGGTGATACAACTACACCTTCAGTTGGAACGATTGCAACACCATCACCCATCATACGACCAGCGAATACTGGATCTGGTACTTCTTCAATATTTTTCACTTCTCCAGTTAATGGAGCTACGATTGTTTCTGCATTTGTTTTTGAACCAAGACCAAATAATTTTTTAAACATAGGATAGTCCTCCTTATAATTAGGTTGAAAATGTATAGGGCGATCCCTAGTAATAACCGAGATACATGTAAGACTTCATACTTCAAATATTATATTGTAAAAACGCTTTCGAAAAGAATTACGTTATTACCAATAGACTCTTATTGTATCGCTTTGCAAAATTCCAGTCAATTCTGATTGTCTGAATAACAATTATCAGAATTAACTTCTTTCTTATATTTTCTCTTTTTTTCACCAACTTGTCTAGAGGTCTTCACGACATATTTATTTTTTATTGTTGATTTGTAAAATTTTCTTCATATTTTCCGAGAAAGTAACTTGACTAAAGTAAGTAACTGATTTATTATAACTTATATAAAGTAAGTAAATAACTTTTTGGAGGTTTTATAAATGATGAACATCGGTCTTCTTATTATTCGTCTTATTATTGGAATTACATTCATGGGTCACGGTACTCAAAAATTATTCGGTTGGTTTGGTGGTCACGGCCTAAAAGGAACAGGTGGCTGGATGGAATCAATTGGCTTACGTCCTGGCGTATTTATGGCATTTATGGCTGGCGCAACTGAACTGTTAGGTGGATTCTTATTCGCAGCAGGTATCTTCACTTGGGTTGGCTCATTATTTATCATAGGTACAATGTTAGTTGCAATCTTTACAGTCCACGGAAAAAATGGCTACTGGGTAACCCAAAACGGATTCGAATATAACATGATCTTAATCGCAGTTGCAGTTGGTGTTGCATTAACCGGACCTGGTGCTTACGTTTTACTTTAATTAACTATCTCAATTTCAAGATATTTATTAAGAAAAGGAGTAGATTCCAGGTTGGAACCTACTCCTTTTCTTTTTACTCATTTACAAAAAACGTCAAAAAAATATTTTTTTAGCAGGAGTTTCTCCCCAGTATCTTGTAAACAAACAAAGAAGTATTCATATCAAGGAAGGGAGATTACACATATGCTTTCGATTAATCCAAATGAACAAACAGAAAAAGATAATTACAAATTATTAACAGGGAGTATCATTCCGCGCCCTGTAGCATTCGTGACTTCTGTAACAAAAGATGGTGTTTTAAACGGGGCTCCATATAGTTATTTCAATATCGTTGCTGCTAATCCGCCGCTCATCTCTGTTTCAGTGCAACGCAAAGGGGGTGAACAAAAAGATACTTCTCGAAACGCCATTGAAAAAGGTGAGTTTGTTGTACATATTTCCGATGAATCTTATGTGGAGGCCATCAATGAAACCGCTGCAAACCTTCCTCCAAATCAAAGTGAAATTGAATTAGCCAAACTAACCCCTATCGAAAGTGACGTCATCTCCGTACCCGGCGTAAAAGAAGCGAATATTCGAATGGAATGTATATTAGAACGTGCCATTCCACTAGGTGGAACAGAAGACTCTCCAGCATGCGACCTACTAATCGGCCGCGTTGTCCGCTTCCACGTCGCAGAACATTTATATGAAAACGGACGAATTCATGCAGAAGGACTAAAACCAATAAGCCGACTCGCAGGACACAACTACGCGAAATTAGGAGAACAATTCGAGCTTGTAAGGCCTATTTAAAAGTGGAGACGGCTCGTTCAGCTCTGACTGGCTAAGGTTCTTTCGCCTCAAAGGTGCTCTTTGCCTTTTGGGCGGAAGGTTCTTAGACACGAAGAGCTTGCCGTCGGAACTGGATAGATCTAAAAGCGGAAGCGGCTCGTTCAGAATGGGAGGGGAATGGAGCTTCTGACGGAGAGGCTCTTTTTGCCTCGGAGGAAGACGCGAAGCCACCGACCATTCTTGCCGCTGGAACTGGATAGATCTAAAAGCGGAAGTGGCCCGCTTATTTCGCAACACAGAAAAAACAGCTTACGCATCATCACGCAAGCCGGTCTTTTTTATCTTCTTCTATGCCTTGAAGGAGAGTCTCACCACTTCAAGGTTTAGAAATATTTTTCACCATCAAAATTTAATTCAATCGCATAGTTTTTTGCATTAATTAAATTCGATAATCTATTAGCTTGTCGCTCTAGTTCTAACCCTTTTACACGATAAGATTCTGGATCAAATGTCGCTACTTTTACAAGAGAAGCAGTTTCTCCATAAGAGTACATATATTCTTCTTTTGAACTCGAACCATACGTTTTATATTTACGGGCTTTAGCACATAATTGCGTAGCGAATTCTATCGCCTCAACAATCGTTAAAGATTCATCATTCACGAATTAACTTAATCCACCCTAACACTTCTAACTCCCTACCGCTTTCTTATAGGATAACAAGGTTACATTGGAAAAAGAAGAGTGAGTCCAAAACCAACAAGAATGACACCACCAAGCACTTCACCGTATATACCAAGCAAACTTTTGGCATGTCTTCCAATTAGTAAACCACTCCATGCTAGTATCATACTAACCAATCCAAATAATAATATTGTTGCAATCATTTGCGCTCCATAAATCCCCAGGCTTAGCCCAACCGAAAAACTATCAATACTCACACCAAATGCAAATACGAGTAAACTTATTCCTACCGGAGCGGACCTTGTCTCTTCCCCTTCTAAAATTGCAGAATACACAATATAAAAACCTAATCCAATTAACAAAATAGCACCTGCAACAGTCGCAATATGGCCAAACTTCTCTGATAAAAAACGACCTAGTATCATACCGAGAAACGGCATGACAATATGAAACAGCCCTATTGTCATACCAATATAAATGATTTGTCGCATTCTGAGCGTTACCATACCCATGCCGAGGCTTACAGAAAATGCATCCATCCCTAAGGCAAGCGCCATTATAATTAAAGGTACTAGCTGTTCAACCGTCATTTTGTCCCTCCTCGGACTTGCTACTTCACAATATGCTCATCCGAGGAAAAATAGAATCTATGCAAGTTGTCTATATAAAGTGAAACTTTCTCCTTTTTGGTTCACTCCGCATGGGGCAAAAAAGGGCAATGGCCGCTTCTATGCACGAGTGGTCCTCTCTCCCAACTTTAAAAATGGAATACCTCGTTTTTCAATTTGTATTTACACAAACTAAAACTTTCACCGCATACTCCCATTTTCATTATTTAACACACACATTACGGGCTATGAAAACAAAAAATAACTCCGCGCTCGTTTCCTCATTCTGTTCTAACTTGAGAGGGGGTAGAAAAACTTCTACACATGGTTAGATGCTCTCTTCCACCCTGAAAAATAGGTTTTAATTTTTTAACCTACCTACTCTTCAATAATAATATGATGCCCTGCTGCTTTCGTTAAACGGTTCATAATCGCATTCCCAATTCCTTCATTCGGAAATGACTCACTAAAAATCACATCTACTTTACTTGCATCAAACGTGCGCAGCACATCATATAATTTCGTCGCAACACTTGCTAAATTACTTCGCACACCACAAGATAGCACCACATCTGCTTCATACACATGTTGATACTCTTCTGTTGTTAATACACCGACCGTATATCCTTCTTCTTTCTTTTTATCCACAAGTTGTTGAATGAAATCACGAGAGCCTTCAACGATACTAAGTGGCGCTTTCGGTGCATAATGCGTATATTTCATTCCTGGCGCCTTCGGTTTCTCTTTTTCATCCTTTAATGCAGGATCCAAAGAAACTGTTCCGATCACTTCCTCTAATTGTTCCTTTGTAATACCGCCTGGACGTAAAATCGTTGGCACTTCACTTGTACAATCTACCACTGTCGATTCAACACCAACACCCGTTGCACCACCATCAACAATACCAGCAATTTTCCCATTTAAATCCTCATATACGTGATACGCAAGCGTTGGACTTGGACGTCCAGAACG
Coding sequences within it:
- a CDS encoding L-threonylcarbamoyladenylate synthase — translated: MHTNMWVVDNIVEIKKDYPQLQEAARLLRENEAIAFPTETVYGLGANAMNDEAIAKIFEAKGRPSDNPLIVHIGAKSQLGEIVREITPVAEELMKHFWPGPLTIILPKKDGISEKVTAGLDTVGVRMPDHPVALALIEVANVPVAAPSANRSGRPSPTLAYHVYEDLNGKIAGIVDGGATGVGVESTVVDCTSEVPTILRPGGITKEQLEEVIGTVSLDPALKDEKEKPKAPGMKYTHYAPKAPLSIVEGSRDFIQQLVDKKKEEGYTVGVLTTEEYQHVYEADVVLSCGVRSNLASVATKLYDVLRTFDASKVDVIFSESFPNEGIGNAIMNRLTKAAGHHIIIEE
- a CDS encoding manganese efflux pump MntP family protein, producing the protein MTVEQLVPLIIMALALGMDAFSVSLGMGMVTLRMRQIIYIGMTIGLFHIVMPFLGMILGRFLSEKFGHIATVAGAILLIGLGFYIVYSAILEGEETRSAPVGISLLVFAFGVSIDSFSVGLSLGIYGAQMIATILLFGLVSMILAWSGLLIGRHAKSLLGIYGEVLGGVILVGFGLTLLFPM
- a CDS encoding PTS glucose transporter subunit IIA — its product is MFKKLFGLGSKTNAETIVAPLTGEVKNIEEVPDPVFAGRMMGDGVAIVPTEGVVVSPVDGEIVQLFHTKHAVGIKAKNGTEILIHVGLETVKMEGEGFEAHVSEGQAVKAGDKLISFDLELIREKAKSTITPIVITNTDAAESINTTVGVSATKGSTEVMKVTMK
- a CDS encoding flavin reductase family protein; translated protein: MLSINPNEQTEKDNYKLLTGSIIPRPVAFVTSVTKDGVLNGAPYSYFNIVAANPPLISVSVQRKGGEQKDTSRNAIEKGEFVVHISDESYVEAINETAANLPPNQSEIELAKLTPIESDVISVPGVKEANIRMECILERAIPLGGTEDSPACDLLIGRVVRFHVAEHLYENGRIHAEGLKPISRLAGHNYAKLGEQFELVRPI
- a CDS encoding DoxX family protein, which codes for MMNIGLLIIRLIIGITFMGHGTQKLFGWFGGHGLKGTGGWMESIGLRPGVFMAFMAGATELLGGFLFAAGIFTWVGSLFIIGTMLVAIFTVHGKNGYWVTQNGFEYNMILIAVAVGVALTGPGAYVLL